GGCGCGAATGAGTCAGGCAAAAACGGGCATTTTGTTGGCCAATCTTGGCACCCCCGATGCACCCACCCCCCAGGCAGTAAAACGTTATTTACGCCAATTCCTCAGCGATAAACGTGTGGTTGATACCCCGCGCGTGCTCTGGTGGCCTTTGCTGCGCGGTGTGATCCTGCCCATTCGTTCTCCTCGTGTGGCGAAACTCTACCAGTCGGTATGGATGGAAGAGGGTTCACCGTTAATGGTTTACAGCCGCAGGCAGGAGAAGGCGCTGGCGGCCCGCTTGCCGGATGTCCCCGTTGCGCTCGGCATGAGCTACGGTTCGCCGTCACTGGAAAGCGCGGTTGATGCGCTACTGGCGCAAGATGTCGAGCATATCGTCGTGCTGGCGCTCTACCCGCAATACTCCTGCTCGACGGTTGCGGCGGTATGGGATGAGCTGGCGCGCATTCTGGCGAAAAAGCGCCATATTCCGGGCATCTCCATGATTCGCGACTACGCAGACGATACGGATTACATCGCGGCGCTGGCGAACAGCGTGCGGGCTT
The nucleotide sequence above comes from Kosakonia sp. H02. Encoded proteins:
- the hemH gene encoding ferrochelatase: MSQAKTGILLANLGTPDAPTPQAVKRYLRQFLSDKRVVDTPRVLWWPLLRGVILPIRSPRVAKLYQSVWMEEGSPLMVYSRRQEKALAARLPDVPVALGMSYGSPSLESAVDALLAQDVEHIVVLALYPQYSCSTVAAVWDELARILAKKRHIPGISMIRDYADDTDYIAALANSVRASFAQHGEPDLLLLSYHGIPQRYAAEGDDYPQRCRDTTRELVSALDLPPEKVMMTFQSRFGREPWLTPYTDETLKMLGEKGVKHIQVMSPGFAADCLETLEEIAVQNREFFLEAGGEKYEYIPALNDAPEHIEMMVNLTAKYR